The Neoarius graeffei isolate fNeoGra1 chromosome 10, fNeoGra1.pri, whole genome shotgun sequence genome has a segment encoding these proteins:
- the LOC132892925 gene encoding charged multivesicular body protein 4b-like translates to MALFGKLFGSGGKGEKAPNPQDAIQKLRETEDMLSKKQEFLEKKIEAELLTAKKNGTKNKRAALQALKRKKRYEKQLAQIDGTLSTIEYQREALENANTNTEVLKNMGFAAKAMKNAHQNMDIDKVDELMQDITEQQELAQEISDAISKPVGFGEEFDEDELLAELEELEQEELDNTLLEISPENVSLPNVPSTSLPSQPAKIRKEEDDDDMEELKAWAM, encoded by the exons ATGGCTTTGTTTGGGAAGTTGTTCGGGAGCGGGGGGAAAGGAGAAAAGGCCCCGAATCCTCAAGATGCGATCCAGAAACTCCGTGAGACGGAGGACATGTTGTCGAAGAAGCAGGAATTTTTGGAAAAGAAGATTGAGGCGGAACTGCTAACAGCGAAAAAGAACGGCACGAAAAACAAACGAG CTGCCCTCCAGGCCCTGAAGAGGAAGAAGCGTTATGAAAAGCAGCTGGCTCAGATCGACGGCACTCTGTCCACCATTGAGTATCAGCGAGAAGCTTTGGAGAATGCCAACACTAACACAGAAGTGCTCAAGAACATGGGCTTTGCCGCCAAGGCCATGAAGAACGCTCACCAGAACAT GGATATAGACAAAGTGGATGAGCTCATGCAGGACATCACAGAACAGCAGGAGCTGGCACAGGAGATCTCTGATGCTATTTCGAAACCAGTCGGCTTTGGAGAGGAGTTTGACGAG GATGAATTGCTTGCTGAACTGGAGGAGTTGGAACAGGAGGAACTGGATAATACCCTGCTAGAAATTAGCCCAGAGAACGTCTCGCTGCCCAACGTGCCTTCAACCTCGTTACCTTCCCAACCAG CCAAGATCAGAAAggaagaggatgatgatgatatggAGGAGTTGAAGGCTTGGGCAATGTAA